One genomic region from Spiroplasma endosymbiont of Polydrusus cervinus encodes:
- the rpmC gene encoding 50S ribosomal protein L29, with protein MNDLNKKSVEELKKLEEESRAELFALRFQSAMGNLEKPHRIGELKKQIAWILTILSTRKNAGENTEINVKINLSETYAKIEKESQAFAKQRKEKIEQMMVEQQAADGQMPNLIDLSLTDAMDITASVAVDEPSLTTEQPAPVVDKKPAAVKTAPEKKVVVEKKPETAKATPSAPKKIIEFKKAADKDAALKTLIKESDPAEKSAAKSKKTPTSGKATVTVKSVTFAKAEIEVLHGEKKAGSTKTVKKATELNAKEKLAAIKSSVVRMGDTAKGRGSNVKIDLDLKTKDPNVKEYTYGANWKENRDKILTADKATKKTADKTSKKGIGKK; from the coding sequence ATGAATGATTTAAATAAAAAATCAGTTGAAGAGTTGAAAAAACTTGAAGAAGAGTCACGAGCTGAATTATTTGCATTAAGATTTCAATCAGCAATGGGGAATTTAGAAAAACCCCATCGCATTGGAGAATTAAAGAAACAAATTGCTTGAATTTTAACAATCTTATCTACTCGTAAAAATGCTGGTGAAAATACTGAAATTAATGTCAAAATTAATTTAAGTGAAACATATGCGAAAATTGAAAAAGAATCACAAGCTTTTGCAAAACAACGCAAAGAAAAAATTGAACAAATGATGGTTGAACAACAAGCCGCTGACGGACAAATGCCAAATTTAATAGACTTATCATTAACTGACGCAATGGATATAACAGCGTCAGTGGCAGTCGACGAACCAAGTTTAACGACAGAGCAACCAGCTCCTGTGGTGGACAAGAAACCAGCAGCAGTTAAAACTGCTCCTGAGAAAAAAGTTGTTGTGGAGAAAAAACCAGAAACAGCAAAAGCAACGCCATCAGCGCCAAAAAAAATTATAGAATTTAAAAAAGCCGCTGATAAAGATGCCGCATTAAAAACTTTAATTAAAGAAAGTGATCCTGCTGAAAAATCAGCTGCTAAAAGTAAAAAAACACCAACAAGTGGGAAAGCAACTGTAACAGTTAAGTCAGTTACTTTTGCTAAAGCAGAAATTGAAGTACTCCATGGTGAAAAAAAAGCAGGGTCAACAAAGACTGTTAAAAAAGCAACCGAACTTAATGCAAAAGAAAAATTAGCAGCAATCAAAAGTTCAGTTGTTCGAATGGGTGACACTGCCAAAGGGCGTGGGTCAAATGTTAAAATTGATTTAGATTTAAAAACAAAAGATCCAAACGTCAAAGAATATACATACGGAGCAAATTGAAAAGAAAATCGTGATAAGATTTTAACCGCTGATAAAGCAACAAAAAAAACCGCTGACAAAACATCTAAGAAAGGTATAGGAAAAAAATAA
- the rplB gene encoding 50S ribosomal protein L2 → MPIKSFKPVTPSRRNMTTLDFSVLTTDRPEKSLIETRKKHAGRNNQGVITIRHKGGGHKVKYRIIDFKRNKDDIIGKIATIEYDPNRNAFISLVNYVDGEKRYILAPKTIKVGMQIISSDKADIKVGNCMKLKNIPEGTVLHNLELRPCKGGQLARSAGSSVQLLGKDEDGKYVTIRLTSGEVRKILAECRATIGEVGNEDYALVNWGKAGRNRWRGIRPTVRGSVMNPNDHPHGGGEGKTPVGRKAPMTPWGKKALGLKTRNKKKASTKLIVRRRTK, encoded by the coding sequence ATGCCAATTAAGAGTTTTAAACCAGTTACACCGAGTCGTCGTAATATGACGACATTAGATTTTTCCGTGCTAACAACTGACCGCCCGGAAAAATCATTAATTGAAACTCGGAAAAAACATGCTGGTCGTAATAACCAAGGGGTTATTACAATAAGACATAAAGGTGGCGGCCATAAAGTTAAATATCGTATTATTGACTTTAAACGTAATAAGGATGATATTATTGGAAAAATTGCAACCATTGAATATGATCCAAATCGTAACGCCTTTATTAGTTTAGTTAATTATGTTGATGGTGAAAAAAGATATATTTTAGCACCAAAAACAATTAAAGTTGGAATGCAAATTATTAGCAGTGATAAAGCTGATATTAAAGTTGGAAACTGTATGAAATTAAAAAACATTCCAGAAGGGACAGTTCTACATAATTTAGAATTACGCCCATGTAAAGGTGGCCAATTAGCGCGTTCAGCGGGGTCATCAGTGCAATTACTAGGGAAAGATGAAGATGGCAAATATGTCACAATTCGTTTAACATCTGGTGAAGTTCGTAAGATCTTAGCTGAATGTCGTGCCACAATTGGTGAAGTTGGAAACGAAGATTATGCCTTAGTAAATTGAGGAAAAGCTGGACGAAATCGTTGACGCGGAATTCGTCCAACTGTTCGGGGATCAGTTATGAACCCGAATGATCACCCACATGGAGGGGGAGAAGGTAAAACTCCAGTTGGACGAAAAGCGCCAATGACTCCATGAGGGAAAAAAGCATTAGGATTGAAAACTCGTAATAAGAAAAAAGCTTCAACTAAACTAATCGTTAGAAGACGTACTAAATAA
- the rpsS gene encoding 30S ribosomal protein S19, translating into MSRSLKKGPFVNKHLQKKVEVLNATNKKEVVKTWSRRSVIYPDFIGHTFAVHNGKEHIPVYVTEDMVGHKLGEFSPTRKFGGHGDDKKKKK; encoded by the coding sequence ATGTCACGAAGTCTTAAAAAAGGGCCATTTGTTAATAAACATTTACAGAAAAAAGTTGAAGTATTAAATGCTACGAATAAAAAAGAAGTTGTTAAAACCTGATCAAGAAGAAGCGTTATCTATCCTGATTTTATTGGTCATACTTTTGCTGTCCACAATGGGAAAGAACATATTCCAGTTTATGTTACCGAAGATATGGTTGGTCATAAACTGGGAGAATTCTCACCAACAAGAAAATTTGGTGGGCATGGCGATGATAAGAAAAAGAAAAAATAA
- the rplE gene encoding 50S ribosomal protein L5 produces MTVNLEKKYKNTIIKELFKEQGFQSIMQVPVVQKIVVNMGAGDATQNSKVIEDITNELALITGLHPVITKAKGSIASFKLREGMPIGAKVTLRGKKMYHFLDKLINIALPRVRDFRGLNNNAFDGRGNYTLGIKEQIIFPEIDYDKVKRVRGMDITIVTSATNDADARALLGKMGMPFKK; encoded by the coding sequence ATGACTGTTAATTTAGAAAAAAAATATAAAAATACCATTATTAAAGAATTATTCAAAGAGCAAGGTTTTCAATCAATTATGCAAGTTCCTGTCGTTCAAAAAATTGTTGTGAACATGGGAGCTGGTGATGCAACACAAAATAGTAAAGTAATCGAAGATATTACTAATGAATTAGCATTAATAACTGGATTACATCCAGTTATTACAAAAGCAAAAGGTTCAATTGCTTCTTTCAAATTACGTGAAGGAATGCCAATTGGCGCAAAAGTTACCTTACGTGGGAAAAAAATGTATCATTTTTTAGATAAACTAATTAACATTGCTTTGCCACGGGTAAGAGATTTCCGAGGACTTAATAATAACGCTTTTGATGGGCGTGGGAATTATACCTTAGGAATTAAAGAACAAATTATTTTCCCTGAAATTGACTATGATAAAGTTAAAAGAGTACGGGGAATGGATATTACAATTGTCACAAGTGCCACTAATGATGCCGATGCTCGCGCATTATTAGGTAAAATGGGAATGCCATTTAAAAAATAG
- the rplV gene encoding 50S ribosomal protein L22 — translation MDVRANLRSIRISPRKVRLITDLIRNKKVGDAIVILKNTNKKSSVPVQKLVKSAIANAVNNNGLDADRLFIKEIFVNEGPTLKRFRPRAHGRAYEILKRTSHITVTVSDGQ, via the coding sequence ATGGATGTAAGAGCAAACTTAAGAAGTATTCGAATATCGCCACGAAAAGTAAGATTAATAACCGATTTAATTCGGAATAAAAAAGTGGGAGATGCAATAGTTATTCTTAAGAACACAAACAAAAAATCATCAGTACCAGTACAGAAATTAGTTAAATCAGCAATAGCTAATGCTGTTAATAATAATGGTCTAGATGCTGATCGCTTATTTATTAAAGAAATCTTCGTTAACGAAGGACCAACATTAAAACGTTTCCGTCCGCGCGCACATGGACGAGCATATGAAATATTGAAGAGAACAAGTCACATCACCGTTACGGTTAGTGATGGACAATAA
- the rplN gene encoding 50S ribosomal protein L14 yields the protein MIQQESRLKVADNSGAKEVLVIKNLGGSWRKFTNIGDIVVCTIKKAIPGGIVKKGQVVKAVIVRTKRGLKRNDGTQIKFSENAVVLIKDDKNPRGTRIFGPIAREIKDTGFAKIASLAPEVL from the coding sequence ATGATTCAACAAGAATCAAGATTAAAAGTTGCTGATAACTCTGGTGCAAAAGAAGTGTTAGTAATTAAAAATTTGGGTGGTTCATGACGAAAGTTTACTAATATTGGGGATATTGTTGTATGTACAATTAAAAAAGCAATTCCTGGTGGAATTGTCAAAAAAGGACAAGTTGTTAAAGCGGTTATTGTTCGCACTAAACGCGGATTAAAACGAAACGATGGAACACAAATTAAATTTTCAGAAAATGCTGTAGTATTAATTAAAGATGATAAAAACCCACGAGGAACACGAATTTTTGGGCCAATTGCCCGTGAAATTAAGGATACTGGTTTTGCAAAAATTGCTTCCCTAGCACCAGAAGTATTATAG
- the rplW gene encoding 50S ribosomal protein L23, whose amino-acid sequence MHITNIIKKPILSEKTYRNMANGVYTFEVAQTANKVQIKKSFEKIFEVKVKKVNVINYDPKEKKMGKFVGKTTYTKRAVIKLKPGEKLDLLGEDK is encoded by the coding sequence ATGCATATTACAAATATTATTAAAAAACCAATTTTGTCAGAAAAAACATATCGTAATATGGCTAATGGTGTATATACTTTTGAAGTTGCGCAAACAGCGAACAAAGTTCAAATTAAAAAATCTTTTGAAAAAATATTTGAAGTAAAAGTTAAAAAAGTTAATGTTATTAATTATGACCCAAAAGAAAAGAAAATGGGAAAATTTGTTGGAAAGACAACATATACAAAACGTGCAGTTATTAAATTAAAACCAGGAGAGAAATTAGATTTATTAGGAGAAGATAAATAA
- the rplP gene encoding 50S ribosomal protein L16, translating into MLLPKRTKYRRPHRIKYEGKAKGNTKVDFGEFGLKSLEGFWITNRQIEAARIAMTRYMKRWGNVWIRIFPHMAKTKKPLEVRMGSGKGSPEEWVAVVKMGTVMFEVAGVSEEIAREALRLAMHKLPVKCKIVTKGED; encoded by the coding sequence ATGTTATTACCAAAAAGAACAAAGTATCGTCGTCCGCATCGTATTAAGTACGAAGGAAAAGCAAAAGGAAATACGAAAGTAGATTTTGGAGAATTTGGATTAAAATCACTAGAGGGATTTTGAATTACCAACCGCCAAATTGAAGCGGCACGGATTGCTATGACTCGTTATATGAAACGCTGAGGGAACGTATGAATTAGAATTTTCCCCCATATGGCAAAAACAAAAAAACCATTAGAAGTACGGATGGGCTCAGGAAAAGGTTCACCTGAAGAATGAGTAGCAGTAGTTAAAATGGGAACAGTAATGTTTGAAGTAGCAGGAGTCTCGGAAGAAATTGCCCGTGAAGCATTACGATTAGCAATGCATAAATTACCAGTGAAATGTAAGATTGTTACAAAAGGAGAAGACTAA
- the rpsQ gene encoding 30S ribosomal protein S17 gives MMERNSRKVLQGRVISDKTEKTITVLVETYKNHPLYKKRVKYSKKYLAHDEQNQAHIGDKVSIMETRPLSKTKHFRLIEIIEKAIG, from the coding sequence ATAATGGAAAGAAATAGTCGTAAAGTCCTACAAGGACGTGTTATTTCAGACAAAACTGAAAAAACAATTACTGTTTTAGTTGAGACATACAAAAATCACCCGTTATATAAAAAACGTGTTAAATATTCAAAAAAATATTTAGCCCATGATGAACAAAACCAAGCACATATTGGAGATAAAGTAAGCATTATGGAAACGCGCCCTTTATCAAAAACTAAACACTTTCGTTTAATCGAAATTATCGAAAAAGCAATTGGTTAA
- a CDS encoding type Z 30S ribosomal protein S14 yields MAKKSLKVKQQCHPKFKVRGYTRCGRCGRSHAVIRKFDLCRVCFKELAYNGQIPGVRKASW; encoded by the coding sequence ATGGCCAAAAAATCATTAAAAGTTAAACAACAATGCCATCCAAAATTCAAGGTAAGAGGTTATACTCGTTGTGGAAGATGTGGACGTTCTCATGCTGTGATACGTAAATTCGATTTATGTCGTGTATGCTTTAAAGAATTAGCATATAATGGACAAATTCCTGGGGTTAGAAAAGCTTCATGATAG
- the rpsC gene encoding 30S ribosomal protein S3, giving the protein MGQKVSPTGLRVGVIKTWDSRWYAEKQEYVKWLHQDINIRKALMKELKGASVSKIEIERTKKEIVIFIRTASVGIVLGQEGKKIAKLVKLAHVTIGDRKMEVKINVVEIKNPDTDAQLVANIIAEQIVNRASFRSVQKLAIKKAMKAGAQGIKTSVSGRLGGVDMARTEGYTEGTVPLATLRSDIDYALVEALTTYGQIGVKVWICKGEILSKELVSTSDEKPKFERRDFNRSNNNRRDQGPKSHRAVKEAK; this is encoded by the coding sequence ATGGGTCAAAAAGTTAGTCCAACAGGATTACGAGTTGGAGTTATTAAAACATGAGATTCAAGATGATACGCCGAAAAGCAAGAATATGTTAAATGATTGCATCAAGATATCAATATTAGAAAAGCTCTAATGAAAGAATTAAAAGGAGCAAGTGTTTCTAAAATTGAAATTGAGCGCACAAAAAAAGAAATTGTTATCTTTATCAGAACTGCTTCTGTTGGTATTGTCTTAGGACAAGAAGGAAAAAAAATCGCTAAATTAGTAAAATTAGCACATGTTACAATTGGCGATCGTAAAATGGAAGTAAAAATTAATGTTGTTGAAATTAAAAACCCAGATACTGATGCCCAATTAGTCGCAAATATAATTGCGGAACAAATTGTTAATCGTGCATCATTTAGAAGTGTGCAAAAGCTAGCCATTAAAAAGGCAATGAAAGCTGGAGCACAAGGAATTAAAACTTCAGTATCAGGACGTTTAGGAGGGGTCGATATGGCGCGAACGGAGGGATATACCGAAGGAACAGTGCCATTGGCAACTTTACGTAGTGATATTGATTATGCATTAGTAGAAGCTTTAACAACCTATGGTCAAATCGGAGTTAAAGTTTGAATTTGTAAAGGAGAAATCTTGAGCAAAGAATTAGTATCCACTAGTGATGAAAAACCAAAGTTTGAAAGAAGAGATTTTAATCGTTCAAACAATAATCGTCGTGATCAAGGACCAAAATCACATCGTGCTGTTAAGGAGGCAAAATAA
- the rplX gene encoding 50S ribosomal protein L24, with translation MNKVKFKKGDLVKVVAGKHKGTEGPIIRVLREKSRVVIEGITNVKHVKPSQDNIEGGIQQVLASVHISNVALIDPKNKKEITKISYQIADNGKKVRIARKSKAHLA, from the coding sequence ATGAATAAAGTTAAATTTAAAAAAGGTGACTTAGTAAAAGTCGTAGCTGGAAAACATAAGGGGACAGAAGGTCCAATCATTCGTGTCTTACGCGAAAAAAGTCGTGTGGTAATTGAAGGAATTACAAATGTTAAACATGTAAAACCTTCTCAAGATAATATTGAAGGAGGAATTCAACAAGTTCTGGCCTCAGTTCATATTTCAAATGTTGCATTAATTGATCCAAAAAACAAAAAAGAAATTACAAAAATCAGTTATCAAATTGCTGATAACGGAAAAAAAGTTCGAATTGCTCGGAAATCAAAAGCGCATTTAGCGTAA